The following is a genomic window from Actinomycetota bacterium.
TACACGGAGCGATCTCTCCCATTGAAGGCATCAGTCCTGAGGATATAAAGATTGGAGAACTTCTCAAGCGACTAAAGGGTCAGGAAGTAAAGGAGGTAGTCATCGCCACTAATCCCAACATCGAGGGCGAGGCTACAGCCATATATCTCGCAAAATTAATTAAACCCCTGGGAGTGAAGGTAACCCGAATAGCCAGTGGGCTGCCCGTGGGAGGAGACCTGGAATACGCCGACGAGGTTACCTTGGGTAAGGCTCTCGAAGGAAGAAGGGAAATGTAGAGACTGTCGGATATCCTTGAGTTCAAGCCACTGGCTGCTCAAACCAACCGCTCACTTAAATCTAAATGCTTTTTTGTATTATTGGGTATATTTTTTTATTTAGTCTGGATGCTTTAGAGAATTTATCTTTGGAGGTGATAGGATGTGGAGAGACTTGTGGAGATAAGGTGGCATGGGAGGGGAGGTCAAGGAGCGGTTACTGCAGCCAAATTTCTAGCCGAAGCGGCTTTAGCCGAAGGGAAATACGTCCAGGCTTTCCCCGAATATGGACCGGAGAGGATGGGTGCACCCATTCAGGCTTTCACTCGTCTCTCTTCGGATCCCATCCGCACTTACTGCGGCATAGAAAATCCGAAAGTTGTGGTTGTTTTAGATCCTACCCTTCTCAATGTCATTGACGTTGCTCAAGGATTGGTCGAGGACGGCGTCCTCATAGTGAACACGCCTGAACCACCTTCAAGGATCAAGGAAAGACTCGGTTTAGAAAAAGCGAAAGTTTACACCGTCGATGCCTCGACCATCGCTCATGAGGAATTGGGAAGACCCATCCCGAACACACCCATGATCGGTGCCCTCATCAAGGCTACCGAAGTTCTGGGACTCGGGAGCGTAACGGAGCATTTCCAGGAGGTATTTGCGGATAAGTTCTCGCCGAAAGTCATCGAGGGAAATGTTAAAGCCATTCGGCGAGCTTTTAAGGAGGTGAAGAGCGGATGAAAGAATGGTGCGCGGAGAAGTTGATGCCCGGTGCGCTAATCCCCTTAAGCGGAACAGCTCGATGGTATAGAACGGGAAGTTGGCGTTCGGAGCACCCAGTTTGGAACGAGGAGACCTGTAAGCAATGTCTCATCTGTTGGATTTACTGTCCCGATGGAGCGATCAAGGTTAAGGAGGGAAAGGTGATTGGGATAGACTATGATTATTGCAAGGGCTGTGGGATTTGCGCAGTTGAATGCTCACCAGAGGCCATAAAGATGGCGGAAGGCGGTGAGCCAGATGGCTAAAATCACTGGGAAGATTGTAGCCATCACCGGAAATGCTGCCGTTGCTCAAGGGATGAGGCAGATAAATCCCGACGTTGTGGCGGCTTATCCCATTACACCCCAGACCGATATCGCCGAGGAGTTCGCCACCTTCGTGGCTGATGGGTTGGTGGCTACGGAGTATATTGCGGTTGAAAGCGAGCATTCGGCCATGAGTGTTTGCGTGGGAGCCGCGGCCGCGGGAGCCAGGGTTATGACGGCCACCTCATCTCAAGGCCTGGCCTTGATGTGGGAAATCCTTTACATCGCCTCTGGCATGAGATTCCCCATAGTCATGACCAATGTCAACCGTTGCTTGAGCGCCCCCATCAATATCCATTGCGACCACTCAGACAGCATGGGAGCCAGGGATTCTGGCTGGATTCAGATTTATTCCGAAAGCGCCCAGGAGGCATACGACAATGTGATTCAAGCCGTTCGAATCGGTGAGGATGAGAAAGTGCGCCTCCCGGTTATGGTGAATATGGATGGCTTCATCGTCAGCCACAGCATTGAGCGCGTTGAACTTCTCGAAGACGAGAGTGTGAAAAACTTCGTTGGGAGGTACAAACCATCTTTCTCCTTGCTCGATGTCGAGCATCCCGTAACCTTTGGACCCTTTGATGGTCTCGGCGGTTTTTATTTCGAGCATAAGCTGGCTCAAATCGAGGCCATGGAGCGCTCTAGGGAGGTCATTTTGAGGGTTGGCAGGGAATTCGGAGCCCTTTCTGGTAGGGAGTATGGATTCTTTGAGAAGTACAGATTAGATGATGCCGAGGTCGCAGTGATTGTCTTGAATTCGGCGGCGGGAACGAGCAAGCACACCGTAGACATGATGAGAAAAGAAGGTCATCCGGTTGGTGTTCTTAAGTTGCGTATCTTTAGACCCTTCCCCGCCCGGGAACTCTGTGAGGCTTTGCGGCATCTCAGGGCTGTAGCGGTGCTGGATCGAGCAACCTCACCCGGTACCACCGGTCCCCTCTTTGGTGAGGTGAAAGCGGCCCTTTATGATCTTGAAAAACGACCATTGATGGCCAATTT
Proteins encoded in this region:
- a CDS encoding 4Fe-4S binding protein; translation: MKEWCAEKLMPGALIPLSGTARWYRTGSWRSEHPVWNEETCKQCLICWIYCPDGAIKVKEGKVIGIDYDYCKGCGICAVECSPEAIKMAEGGEPDG
- a CDS encoding 2-oxoacid:acceptor oxidoreductase family protein; this translates as MERLVEIRWHGRGGQGAVTAAKFLAEAALAEGKYVQAFPEYGPERMGAPIQAFTRLSSDPIRTYCGIENPKVVVVLDPTLLNVIDVAQGLVEDGVLIVNTPEPPSRIKERLGLEKAKVYTVDASTIAHEELGRPIPNTPMIGALIKATEVLGLGSVTEHFQEVFADKFSPKVIEGNVKAIRRAFKEVKSG
- the porA gene encoding pyruvate ferredoxin oxidoreductase — its product is MAKITGKIVAITGNAAVAQGMRQINPDVVAAYPITPQTDIAEEFATFVADGLVATEYIAVESEHSAMSVCVGAAAAGARVMTATSSQGLALMWEILYIASGMRFPIVMTNVNRCLSAPINIHCDHSDSMGARDSGWIQIYSESAQEAYDNVIQAVRIGEDEKVRLPVMVNMDGFIVSHSIERVELLEDESVKNFVGRYKPSFSLLDVEHPVTFGPFDGLGGFYFEHKLAQIEAMERSREVILRVGREFGALSGREYGFFEKYRLDDAEVAVIVLNSAAGTSKHTVDMMRKEGHPVGVLKLRIFRPFPARELCEALRHLRAVAVLDRATSPGTTGPLFGEVKAALYDLEKRPLMANFIYGLGGREFKPEHVRCAFKTLFKISKTGKVERPLDYLGLKEVEVIS